A stretch of Blautia liquoris DNA encodes these proteins:
- a CDS encoding ribonucleoside triphosphate reductase, with the protein MYDVVKRDGTRADFDLDKITRAITKAFESKNKQYNPQTIELLALRVTADFESKITDGHIAVEDIQDSVETVLSESGYADVAKAFILYRKQHEKMRNMESTILDFKETVDKYLKVTNWRVKENSTVTYSVGGLILSNSGTITANYWLSEIYDSEVADAHRNADIHIHDLSMLTGYCAGWSLKQLIQEGLGGIPGKITSSPAKHLATLCNQMVNFLGIMQNEWAGAQAFSSFDTYLAPFVKVDTLSYEQVKKCIESFIYGVNTPSRWGTQAPFSNITLDWVVPNDLAELPAIVGGEEMDFRYKDCQREMDMVNKAFIEIMIGGDANGRGFQYPIPTYSITKDFDWSDNENNRLLFEMTSKYGTPYFSNYINSDMEPSDVRSMCCRLRLDLRELRKKSGGFFGSGESTGSVGVVTVNLPRIAYLSKDEDEFYERLDKMMDIAARSLKVKRDVITKLLNEGLYPYTKRYLGTFENHFSTIGLIGMNEAMLNAKWIREDISKPKAHQFAKDVLNHMRTRLSDYQEEYGDLYNLEATPAESTTYRLAKHDVATYPDIITAGKPGETPYYTNSSHLPVGFTDDVFEALGQQDDLQTLYTSGTVFHAFLGEKLPSWKSAAALVKKIAENYKLPYYTLSPTYSVCKNHGYISGEKYVCDKCGEHTEVYSRITGYYRPVSNWNAGKTQEFKDRRLYNSEVALTKEPKEGAKAQTVQTATAVKDKDDESSKKFLLFTTKTCPNCKAAKKYLDEAQIPYQTVQVEDHMDLAVEYGVQSAPTLVVQSEDKRDLYVNSSVIRAFTEENM; encoded by the coding sequence ATGTATGATGTAGTAAAACGAGATGGAACAAGGGCAGATTTCGATCTGGATAAAATTACGCGAGCGATCACAAAAGCATTTGAGTCGAAAAATAAACAGTACAACCCACAGACGATTGAACTGCTGGCATTGCGTGTGACAGCTGATTTTGAATCGAAGATCACAGACGGGCATATCGCGGTTGAGGATATTCAGGACAGTGTGGAGACGGTCTTAAGTGAAAGTGGATATGCCGATGTCGCGAAGGCATTCATCCTTTATCGAAAACAGCATGAGAAGATGAGAAATATGGAATCCACGATTCTCGATTTCAAGGAGACGGTAGATAAGTATCTGAAAGTAACCAACTGGAGGGTGAAGGAGAATTCGACGGTCACTTATTCTGTCGGCGGATTGATTTTGAGCAATTCCGGCACGATCACGGCAAATTACTGGCTCAGTGAGATCTATGACTCTGAGGTTGCCGATGCACACAGAAATGCCGATATCCATATTCACGATCTGTCCATGCTGACCGGGTACTGTGCCGGCTGGAGCTTAAAACAGCTGATTCAAGAAGGTCTGGGCGGAATCCCGGGAAAGATCACCTCTTCTCCGGCAAAGCATCTGGCGACACTTTGCAATCAGATGGTAAACTTCCTTGGAATTATGCAGAATGAATGGGCAGGAGCACAGGCTTTCTCATCTTTTGACACCTATCTTGCGCCATTTGTAAAGGTAGACACGCTCTCCTATGAGCAGGTTAAAAAGTGTATTGAGAGTTTTATCTATGGTGTGAATACCCCGTCGCGCTGGGGTACACAGGCTCCGTTCTCCAACATTACGCTTGACTGGGTAGTACCGAATGATCTGGCGGAATTACCGGCAATTGTCGGCGGAGAAGAGATGGATTTCCGCTATAAAGATTGTCAAAGAGAGATGGATATGGTGAATAAAGCATTCATCGAGATTATGATCGGCGGAGACGCCAATGGACGCGGATTTCAGTATCCGATTCCAACTTACTCGATCACGAAAGATTTTGACTGGAGCGACAATGAGAATAATCGTCTCTTATTTGAAATGACTTCGAAATATGGAACGCCTTATTTCTCGAACTATATCAACAGTGATATGGAGCCGAGCGATGTCCGCAGTATGTGCTGTCGTCTGCGTCTCGATCTGCGTGAACTGCGCAAGAAATCGGGCGGTTTCTTCGGAAGCGGTGAGAGTACTGGATCTGTCGGGGTTGTCACAGTCAACCTTCCGAGGATTGCATACCTCTCAAAAGATGAGGATGAATTCTATGAACGTCTGGATAAGATGATGGATATCGCAGCCAGAAGCTTGAAGGTCAAAAGGGATGTGATCACAAAGCTTTTGAATGAGGGATTATATCCTTACACGAAACGCTATCTTGGAACTTTTGAGAACCATTTCTCTACAATCGGTCTCATCGGTATGAATGAGGCAATGTTGAATGCAAAGTGGATTCGTGAGGACATATCGAAACCGAAGGCTCATCAGTTTGCTAAAGATGTACTAAATCATATGCGCACCCGCCTGTCTGATTATCAGGAGGAGTATGGAGACCTGTACAATCTCGAGGCCACCCCGGCAGAGAGTACGACGTATCGTCTTGCGAAACATGATGTTGCGACGTATCCGGATATCATCACTGCGGGTAAACCGGGAGAGACACCCTATTATACAAATTCCTCCCATCTGCCGGTCGGATTCACGGATGATGTGTTTGAGGCACTTGGCCAGCAGGATGATCTGCAGACGCTTTATACCTCCGGAACAGTGTTCCATGCCTTTCTCGGTGAGAAGCTTCCGAGCTGGAAGTCGGCAGCTGCGCTGGTGAAAAAGATTGCTGAAAACTATAAATTGCCATACTATACACTTTCTCCGACCTATTCTGTATGTAAGAACCACGGATATATCAGTGGCGAGAAGTATGTATGTGATAAATGCGGCGAACATACGGAAGTTTACAGCAGGATCACAGGGTATTACCGACCGGTTTCGAATTGGAATGCCGGAAAGACGCAGGAATTTAAGGACAGAAGGTTATACAATTCCGAAGTTGCCTTGACGAAAGAGCCGAAGGAAGGAGCGAAAGCTCAGACTGTACAAACTGCCACAGCAGTGAAAGACAAAGATGACGAATCTTCGAAGAAGTTCCTCCTTTTTACGACGAAGACGTGTCCGAACTGCAAGGCCGCGAAGAAATATCTCGATGAGGCACAGATCCCTTATCAGACAGTACAGGTGGAAGATCATATGGATCTGGCTGTAGAATATGGTGTACAAAGTGCCCCAACACTTGTGGTACAGTCCGAAGACAAACGCGATCTGTATGTGAATTCCTCCGTGATCCGAGCATTTACAGAGGAAAACATGTAA
- a CDS encoding FadR/GntR family transcriptional regulator — protein sequence MDFTRIVAPSMKDLFVQQLEEKILSGELKIGSKLPPERELSEKMKVSRAVVNNGLNELKQKGFLEIHPRQGTFIADYSKNGNLQTLIALLEYRGNRLEHSEIRAIIEVRTALEQLSAELVIEYASDSEIYDLEQTAKTMVHTDSNREASEIAFKYHHQLAYLSQNTVLTLIYSSFQDIVTSLWERYCDLYGSAPLLANIMKLQGYLKRRDKDGACAWIRQYLGVAMECL from the coding sequence ATGGATTTTACAAGAATTGTCGCACCTTCAATGAAAGATTTATTCGTTCAGCAGCTGGAGGAAAAAATTTTATCCGGGGAGTTAAAGATCGGAAGCAAACTGCCGCCTGAGAGAGAATTATCTGAAAAGATGAAAGTCAGCCGTGCGGTTGTAAATAATGGCTTGAATGAGTTAAAGCAAAAAGGTTTTTTGGAAATACATCCTCGTCAGGGTACTTTCATTGCTGATTATAGTAAGAATGGAAATTTGCAGACTTTAATTGCGTTATTGGAATATCGTGGGAACCGCCTGGAACATTCCGAAATTCGGGCAATAATCGAAGTGCGAACTGCTCTGGAACAACTTTCCGCTGAACTTGTCATCGAATACGCCTCTGATAGCGAGATTTATGATCTCGAACAGACGGCGAAAACGATGGTTCACACCGATTCCAATCGGGAAGCATCTGAGATTGCTTTTAAATATCATCACCAGCTTGCTTATCTTAGCCAAAATACCGTTCTGACCTTGATTTATTCGTCTTTCCAGGATATTGTGACTAGCCTTTGGGAAAGATACTGCGATCTTTACGGCAGTGCACCGCTGCTTGCGAACATCATGAAACTTCAGGGCTACTTAAAAAGAAGAGATAAGGACGGGGCTTGTGCATGGATACGCCAATATTTGGGCGTGGCAATGGAGTGCCTGTGA
- a CDS encoding sensor histidine kinase produces MQSKPKKRGLSAQLSLTILTVLLLVIGLTGILANFVISRQFASYIQDQEKARSENIVSDLSGQWDVITKTWNQEYIHAVGMYSLYDGYILKLYDNEGKVIWDAENHDMALCSQVMRDISTRMNKAKTFGDFTTHHYDLVYNGSRVGYVSIKSYGPYFFSESDFHFIRALNIVVLLISLVAFAVSIVTGLLLARRIVSPISKASKAAGRIAGGEYGIVIESETDTRELYELINAVNRLSSALYDQERSRRQLTSDIAHELRTPLTSLGTHLEAMTSGIWEPTEERLKSCHEEVERLGSIVKDLELLEKSESSNRQLSLESVDLWELVESIVPSWEAQAKKQGIKIQASGSPAIVCADRERMAQVVTNLLSNAVKYTPPNDGTGMVEIFVYSQGDHAFIKVRDNGIGIEEDELDLIFDRFYRTDKSRNRKTGGAGIGLAITKSIVTAHGGTIKAEREEAKGSCFTVEIPQR; encoded by the coding sequence ATGCAAAGTAAACCAAAAAAAAGAGGCTTGAGTGCACAGTTGTCTCTTACTATACTTACAGTCCTCCTACTTGTGATCGGACTGACCGGAATTCTGGCAAATTTTGTTATAAGTAGACAGTTTGCATCTTATATTCAAGATCAGGAGAAAGCAAGAAGTGAAAATATCGTCTCCGATCTATCCGGTCAGTGGGATGTGATTACAAAGACATGGAATCAGGAGTATATTCATGCGGTCGGCATGTATTCTCTTTATGACGGTTATATTCTCAAACTGTACGATAATGAGGGAAAAGTGATCTGGGATGCAGAGAATCACGATATGGCGCTCTGTTCACAGGTTATGAGAGATATCTCGACTCGTATGAATAAGGCAAAAACGTTCGGCGATTTTACAACTCATCATTACGATCTTGTATATAATGGGTCGAGGGTCGGGTACGTATCTATTAAATCTTATGGGCCATATTTCTTCAGTGAGAGTGATTTCCATTTTATACGCGCTTTAAATATTGTCGTATTATTGATCAGTCTTGTGGCATTTGCGGTATCCATTGTGACAGGCCTGTTGCTTGCCCGTCGTATTGTAAGTCCGATATCAAAAGCCTCAAAAGCGGCAGGGAGAATCGCCGGCGGAGAGTATGGAATTGTCATAGAATCCGAGACAGATACGAGGGAACTATATGAGTTGATAAATGCCGTGAACCGTCTCTCTTCGGCACTCTATGATCAGGAACGCTCCAGACGTCAGCTGACCTCGGACATCGCACATGAGCTTCGCACGCCTCTGACATCCCTCGGGACACATCTGGAGGCCATGACAAGTGGGATCTGGGAACCGACCGAGGAGAGACTGAAGAGCTGCCACGAGGAGGTGGAACGTCTCGGATCTATCGTAAAGGATCTGGAACTTCTCGAGAAGAGCGAAAGCAGTAACAGACAGTTGAGCCTTGAATCTGTAGATCTGTGGGAACTGGTGGAGAGCATCGTTCCTTCATGGGAGGCACAGGCAAAAAAACAGGGGATCAAGATTCAGGCCTCCGGATCTCCTGCGATTGTCTGTGCTGACCGTGAGAGGATGGCTCAGGTAGTGACAAATCTGCTGTCAAATGCTGTAAAATATACGCCCCCAAACGATGGAACAGGGATGGTCGAAATTTTTGTATACAGTCAGGGAGATCACGCATTTATAAAAGTCAGGGATAATGGAATTGGCATTGAGGAAGATGAACTGGATCTGATTTTTGATCGCTTTTACCGCACAGATAAATCCAGAAACCGGAAAACCGGAGGTGCAGGAATCGGCCTGGCGATCACAAAATCAATTGTGACGGCACATGGCGGGACGATAAAAGCAGAACGTGAGGAGGCAAAGGGGAGCTGCTTTACGGTTGAAATACCACAGAGATAG
- a CDS encoding urease accessory protein UreH domain-containing protein, whose protein sequence is MDQDIRHMRLKIGGMTCISCQNRIETALNETKGITKAVVSYSKGTAEIDYDAKQISEGEIDKIIEDIGYSVIRENEIQKEKTAKFNSERTVGLLVIITALYVLLERTGILNILVPGRLAETNMGYGMLFIIGLVTSVHCVAMCGGINLSQCISQGDNTKDGNRFSSLRPTFLYNFGRVISYTVVGFVVGGLGSVISFSVAAQGALKLIAGVFMIVMGINMLGIFPGLRRLTPRMPRALARRVNRKKARSSSPLIVGLLNGLMPCGPLQSMQIYALSTGSPFAGAYSMFLFSLGTVPLMFGLGALSTVLSKKFTKKVMTAGAVLVAVLGLSMFSQGWTLAGISIPQITARAADNKKSTETPVKIEDGQQVVKSTLLPRTYPAITVTKGTPVRWVIDAPKGSINGCNRSMNVPEYDIQYQFKDGENIIEFTPDRTGEFQYSCWMGMVRSTITVVEPGTEIPEASDDGGNAADQAPKPAKVKILTDNLSAAQLSDDGKGSKTQKVSISLTDDGFTPAVIVVQKDIQVEWEIENQSDKEANAAIIVPVYNTKGGLSKGTNTLGLYPDEDFEFSNGDNTSYGYVKVVDDINNFDAAAIKEEVSQYETQIYPDSWFAPASCCQ, encoded by the coding sequence ATGGATCAGGACATCAGACATATGAGACTTAAGATTGGCGGCATGACTTGCATCAGTTGTCAGAACCGGATCGAGACGGCGCTGAACGAGACAAAGGGAATTACAAAAGCGGTTGTAAGTTACAGCAAGGGGACGGCTGAAATAGACTACGATGCAAAGCAGATCTCTGAGGGTGAAATTGACAAGATTATTGAAGACATCGGTTATTCTGTGATAAGGGAAAATGAAATCCAGAAAGAAAAAACTGCAAAATTTAACAGTGAACGTACGGTGGGACTGCTTGTCATTATCACAGCACTGTACGTATTGCTGGAACGGACGGGAATCTTAAACATTCTGGTTCCTGGCCGGCTGGCCGAGACGAATATGGGATATGGTATGCTATTTATCATCGGACTTGTCACGTCGGTTCACTGCGTCGCAATGTGTGGAGGAATCAATCTCTCCCAGTGTATCTCACAGGGCGATAATACAAAAGATGGGAATCGTTTTTCTTCACTGCGGCCGACTTTTTTGTATAATTTCGGCAGGGTGATATCCTATACGGTTGTCGGATTTGTTGTCGGAGGCCTGGGATCTGTGATCAGCTTTTCTGTCGCCGCTCAGGGGGCGTTGAAACTGATTGCCGGAGTATTTATGATTGTCATGGGCATCAATATGCTCGGAATTTTCCCGGGACTTAGACGCCTGACACCTCGGATGCCGCGTGCACTTGCCCGTCGGGTCAACAGGAAAAAGGCGAGAAGCAGCAGTCCTCTGATTGTAGGGCTCTTGAATGGTTTGATGCCATGCGGCCCCCTGCAGTCTATGCAGATCTACGCACTGTCTACAGGAAGTCCATTCGCAGGTGCATATTCCATGTTTTTGTTCAGCCTTGGGACGGTGCCGCTGATGTTTGGTCTCGGGGCTCTTTCCACCGTGCTCAGCAAAAAGTTTACCAAAAAAGTCATGACGGCAGGTGCGGTGCTCGTGGCGGTACTTGGGCTGTCCATGTTTTCACAGGGCTGGACGCTGGCCGGGATATCGATCCCTCAGATCACCGCCAGAGCCGCTGACAATAAAAAAAGTACGGAGACACCGGTGAAGATCGAAGACGGACAGCAAGTTGTAAAGTCGACACTTCTGCCGCGTACATATCCGGCGATTACGGTCACAAAAGGGACTCCAGTAAGATGGGTGATCGACGCTCCGAAAGGCAGTATCAATGGCTGCAATCGATCGATGAATGTTCCGGAATATGATATCCAGTATCAGTTTAAGGACGGCGAAAATATCATCGAATTCACGCCGGATAGAACGGGTGAGTTTCAGTACAGCTGCTGGATGGGGATGGTGAGAAGTACCATCACAGTAGTGGAGCCGGGAACCGAGATTCCAGAAGCCTCTGATGATGGCGGGAATGCAGCTGATCAGGCTCCAAAGCCGGCAAAGGTCAAAATTTTGACGGATAACCTGTCCGCTGCGCAGCTAAGTGATGATGGAAAGGGATCAAAGACACAGAAGGTATCCATATCTCTTACAGACGATGGTTTTACACCTGCCGTGATTGTTGTCCAAAAAGATATACAGGTGGAGTGGGAGATTGAGAATCAGTCGGATAAAGAGGCGAATGCAGCGATAATTGTCCCTGTCTATAACACAAAGGGCGGACTGTCTAAGGGAACAAACACACTGGGACTTTATCCGGATGAAGATTTTGAATTCTCAAACGGTGACAATACTTCATATGGCTACGTAAAAGTTGTGGATGACATCAATAACTTTGACGCTGCGGCCATAAAAGAGGAAGTCTCACAGTACGAAACACAGATCTACCCAGATTCCTGGTTTGCACCGGCCTCTTGCTGTCAGTAA
- a CDS encoding FAD-dependent oxidoreductase: MDKERKLILKLGQKVTNRIGHKVTVDDPEYWGLASVLTDEMAGIALSMKVRKPMTAEQIAKKNKIDLRHTKEVLHEMCVIGVLEFNRENEDHHKQYVLPMFVPGSAEFMNMNREQTEKHPEVAKFFYDMSLLPLVKVAPMVPPGGAGVGMHVIPVEKAIPSAQESVSIEHISHWLDKYNGQYAVGDCSCRRSRRIMGEGCGHLEEDMCIGLGDMAEYLVETGKGRYIDRDEVMEILQRAEDNGLVHQITNIDGEDKIFAICNCCVCSCYGLRTSQLFNTPNLSRSAYIAKVDPENCVACGQCVEYCPAGAVKLGQKLCSKDGAVEYPRQELPDAVKWGPEKWNDSYRDDNQMNCYDTGTSPCKANCPAHIAVQGYIKMASEGRYLDALKLIKKENPFPAVCGSICNHRCEDACTRGTVDQAVSIDEIKKFIAMQELNSKTRYIPPMINQTGKPFTEKIAVIGAGPAGMSCAFYLAQKGYPVTVFEKNKKPGGMLEYGIPRFRLEKDVLAAEIDVLRAMGVRFECGVEIGKDITLDNLRADGYQAFYAAIGCQGGRYANVSGEDAKGVWTGVDFLHQVNQDESTKLDGRTVVIGGGNVAIDVARSAVRAGSFAVSLYCLEGRDIMPAAKEEQEEAMKEGVAIHNGWGPKEVLIEEGTVKGIILKKCISVFDEKGHFDPKYDENDLITVECENILMSIGQSIQWGGLMDGSAVEFGRGDGAVADPLTYQTNQPDVFVGGDVYTGPKFAIDAIAAGKEGAISIHRFVHEGQSLTIGRNRREFRELDKENLQIPKESYDKPPRQNVTYRAGIDPKSTFDDTRVPFTEEQLKAETSRCLGCGASVVDPNRCIGCGVCTTKCEFDAIHLNREIPDASHMARSEDKIKEVLPYAMKRQIRIIRNKRKETS, translated from the coding sequence ATGGATAAGGAAAGAAAATTGATCCTGAAGCTGGGTCAAAAGGTCACTAACCGGATCGGGCATAAGGTGACTGTCGATGATCCGGAGTATTGGGGGCTGGCGTCGGTTCTTACGGATGAGATGGCGGGGATTGCTCTGTCCATGAAAGTCAGAAAACCCATGACGGCAGAGCAAATCGCTAAGAAAAATAAGATAGATCTCCGGCATACGAAAGAAGTTTTGCATGAGATGTGTGTGATCGGTGTTTTGGAATTCAATCGTGAAAATGAAGATCATCATAAACAGTATGTGCTGCCGATGTTTGTCCCCGGAAGTGCAGAGTTTATGAATATGAACCGGGAACAGACAGAAAAGCATCCCGAGGTTGCAAAATTCTTCTATGACATGTCACTGCTGCCGCTTGTGAAAGTGGCACCGATGGTTCCTCCCGGGGGTGCGGGGGTCGGGATGCATGTGATTCCGGTAGAAAAGGCAATTCCATCCGCACAGGAGTCTGTGAGTATTGAACATATCTCTCACTGGCTGGATAAATATAACGGCCAGTATGCCGTCGGTGACTGTTCCTGCAGAAGATCAAGAAGGATCATGGGAGAGGGATGTGGCCATCTTGAAGAAGATATGTGTATTGGTCTGGGTGATATGGCAGAATATCTTGTCGAGACCGGAAAAGGACGTTACATTGACCGTGATGAGGTGATGGAAATCTTACAACGTGCAGAAGACAACGGACTTGTCCATCAGATCACGAATATTGACGGGGAGGATAAGATCTTTGCCATTTGTAACTGCTGCGTCTGTTCCTGTTATGGGCTGCGCACCTCACAGCTCTTCAACACGCCGAATCTTTCACGTTCTGCATACATAGCGAAAGTGGATCCCGAAAATTGCGTTGCCTGTGGTCAGTGTGTAGAATACTGTCCGGCCGGTGCTGTAAAGCTTGGACAAAAGCTTTGTAGCAAAGACGGTGCGGTAGAATATCCGAGGCAGGAACTTCCGGATGCGGTAAAGTGGGGACCAGAGAAATGGAATGACAGTTACCGGGATGACAATCAGATGAATTGCTATGATACGGGAACTTCTCCTTGTAAGGCAAACTGCCCGGCCCATATTGCAGTTCAGGGGTATATCAAGATGGCATCGGAGGGACGCTATCTGGATGCTCTGAAACTGATTAAAAAGGAAAATCCATTTCCGGCAGTATGTGGAAGTATCTGCAACCACAGATGTGAGGATGCCTGTACGCGTGGAACCGTCGATCAGGCCGTGTCAATCGATGAAATTAAAAAGTTTATCGCCATGCAGGAACTAAACTCAAAAACCCGATATATACCGCCGATGATCAATCAAACGGGAAAGCCATTCACGGAGAAAATCGCAGTGATCGGGGCGGGCCCCGCTGGAATGAGTTGTGCATTTTATCTTGCACAGAAAGGCTATCCCGTGACTGTATTCGAGAAAAATAAAAAGCCGGGCGGTATGCTGGAATATGGGATTCCGAGATTTCGTCTGGAAAAGGATGTCCTGGCTGCAGAGATTGACGTGCTGCGGGCAATGGGTGTCAGATTTGAATGTGGTGTTGAAATTGGAAAAGATATCACACTTGACAATCTTCGCGCTGACGGCTATCAGGCATTCTATGCTGCAATCGGATGTCAGGGCGGGAGATATGCGAATGTGAGTGGTGAAGATGCCAAAGGTGTATGGACTGGTGTTGATTTCTTACACCAGGTAAATCAGGATGAGAGTACAAAGCTTGATGGCCGTACGGTTGTCATCGGAGGTGGTAATGTGGCCATCGACGTTGCGAGAAGTGCCGTACGCGCGGGATCTTTTGCTGTTTCTCTGTACTGTTTGGAAGGCCGCGATATCATGCCTGCGGCAAAAGAAGAACAAGAAGAGGCTATGAAAGAGGGAGTGGCTATTCACAATGGATGGGGTCCAAAAGAGGTTCTCATAGAAGAAGGAACAGTAAAAGGAATCATCTTGAAAAAGTGCATTTCTGTATTTGATGAAAAGGGACATTTTGATCCAAAATACGATGAAAATGACCTGATCACAGTAGAATGTGAAAATATACTGATGAGCATCGGACAGAGCATCCAGTGGGGAGGTCTTATGGATGGCAGTGCTGTAGAATTCGGCAGAGGAGATGGTGCGGTGGCTGATCCGCTTACCTATCAGACAAATCAGCCAGATGTATTTGTCGGTGGGGACGTATATACGGGTCCCAAATTTGCCATTGATGCGATAGCAGCCGGAAAAGAAGGAGCAATTTCCATCCACAGGTTTGTCCATGAGGGGCAGAGTCTTACCATCGGACGAAACCGCAGAGAGTTCCGGGAACTGGATAAGGAGAATCTGCAGATACCGAAAGAAAGTTATGACAAACCGCCGCGTCAGAATGTGACATACAGAGCCGGTATTGATCCGAAATCAACATTTGACGACACACGTGTGCCATTTACGGAAGAGCAATTGAAGGCTGAGACTAGCCGTTGTCTGGGATGCGGAGCCTCGGTTGTGGATCCGAACCGCTGTATTGGCTGCGGTGTCTGCACGACAAAGTGCGAATTCGACGCAATACACTTAAATCGTGAGATACCTGATGCCAGCCATATGGCGCGAAGTGAGGATAAAATCAAAGAAGTTCTGCCCTATGCGATGAAACGGCAGATTAGGATTATCCGAAACAAGAGGAAAGAGACATCCTGA
- a CDS encoding anaerobic ribonucleoside-triphosphate reductase activating protein, with protein sequence MSLSQKAVRNMSNICGNSGRHFAGFKDERLSREQTGGEFMLIGGIQKLSLLDYPEKMCCTIFTIGCDYRCPFCHNSSILAHGPENNLIPKEDVLKFLRTRKGLLDGVCITGGEPLLQPGLEDFMREIKSLGFLVKLDTNGSYPERLKNIVNDGLVDYVAMDVKNSPAKYGKTVGIEPFDVMPIRESINFLLTDAVPYEFRTTVVKEFHTDKDLVELANWIQGTKHYYLQSFKDSGDVLKDGLHSYMEEEMQGFLEKIQPVIPSVELRGI encoded by the coding sequence TTGAGTTTATCACAAAAAGCCGTGCGGAACATGAGCAATATCTGCGGGAACAGTGGGCGGCATTTTGCCGGTTTCAAGGATGAGAGACTTTCAAGAGAACAGACAGGAGGAGAATTTATGCTGATCGGAGGAATTCAAAAACTTTCTCTGCTGGATTATCCGGAAAAGATGTGCTGTACCATCTTTACGATTGGGTGCGATTATCGCTGCCCGTTCTGCCACAACTCTTCGATACTGGCACATGGTCCTGAAAACAATCTCATTCCAAAAGAAGATGTTCTGAAATTTTTGAGAACCCGAAAGGGGCTTTTGGATGGCGTGTGCATCACCGGGGGAGAGCCTCTTCTTCAGCCGGGTCTTGAAGATTTCATGCGAGAGATAAAATCTCTGGGATTTTTGGTCAAACTGGATACGAATGGAAGCTATCCCGAAAGACTTAAAAATATAGTAAACGATGGCCTTGTCGATTACGTAGCCATGGATGTAAAGAATTCTCCCGCGAAATATGGAAAAACCGTGGGGATAGAACCTTTTGACGTGATGCCGATCCGGGAGAGCATTAATTTTCTGCTCACCGATGCGGTCCCCTATGAGTTTAGAACTACAGTGGTGAAGGAGTTTCATACAGATAAAGATCTGGTCGAACTTGCAAATTGGATTCAGGGCACAAAGCATTATTATCTTCAGAGCTTTAAGGATTCCGGCGACGTGCTAAAAGACGGACTTCACAGCTATATGGAGGAAGAAATGCAGGGATTCCTGGAGAAGATACAGCCGGTGATTCCATCGGTGGAACTGCGGGGAATTTGA
- a CDS encoding response regulator transcription factor — translation MMKNILLVDDEPKIMEVLHALYESKGFKTFQAGNGRTALEISERENLSLIILDLMLPDISGEEVCRRIRQHSRVPIIMLTAKVREDDLLHGFDMGADDYITKPFSLKELSARSAALLRRSGDDLIPLTTRNSFGEGDLFVDFDQGIVRKKDKEVMLTATEMKLLATFVKYAGKVFTRSELINLALGDDFDGYDRAVDSHIKNLRQKIEDDPKNPVYIRTVHRLGYKFGGNDAK, via the coding sequence ATGATGAAAAATATACTGCTTGTGGATGATGAGCCCAAGATAATGGAAGTGTTGCACGCTTTGTATGAAAGCAAAGGGTTCAAGACCTTTCAGGCCGGGAATGGCCGCACGGCTCTTGAGATCAGTGAGAGAGAAAATCTTTCTTTGATTATTCTGGATCTCATGCTCCCTGACATCTCAGGCGAAGAGGTCTGCCGTAGGATCAGGCAGCATTCACGTGTTCCGATTATCATGTTGACCGCAAAAGTCAGAGAGGATGATCTTTTGCACGGCTTTGACATGGGAGCAGACGATTATATCACGAAACCTTTTAGTTTGAAGGAGCTGTCGGCGCGGTCGGCGGCTCTTCTTCGGCGTTCCGGGGATGATCTCATTCCTCTGACAACACGAAACTCGTTTGGGGAGGGAGATCTGTTTGTCGATTTTGATCAGGGGATTGTGCGAAAAAAAGACAAAGAGGTGATGCTGACTGCGACAGAGATGAAACTTCTTGCAACGTTTGTGAAATACGCAGGGAAAGTATTTACACGCTCGGAGCTGATCAATCTGGCCCTCGGAGATGATTTTGACGGGTATGACCGTGCGGTCGACAGTCACATCAAGAATCTCAGACAGAAGATTGAAGATGACCCGAAGAATCCTGTGTATATACGCACTGTTCATCGTCTTGGATATAAGTTTGGAGGAAACGATGCAAAGTAA